A single window of Fusobacterium perfoetens DNA harbors:
- the spoVG gene encoding septation regulator SpoVG, whose product MKITDIRLRAVKSENEVKLKAYADVTFDGSFVVHGLKIIDGQKGMFVAMPSRKMPDGEYKDIAHPITPELRKEITDTVIARYTEVMESEGALPEEEAVEE is encoded by the coding sequence ATGAAAATTACAGACATAAGATTGAGAGCGGTAAAAAGCGAAAACGAGGTTAAACTAAAAGCATATGCTGATGTTACTTTTGACGGAAGTTTTGTAGTTCACGGACTTAAAATTATTGACGGACAAAAGGGAATGTTTGTAGCTATGCCGTCAAGAAAAATGCCTGACGGAGAATATAAGGACATTGCCCACCCAATTACTCCTGAGCTTAGAAAAGAAATAACAGATACAGTTATTGCAAGATATACTGAAGTTATGGAAAGTGAAGGAGCACTTCCTGAAGAGGAAGCTGTTGAAGAATAA
- the ispE gene encoding 4-(cytidine 5'-diphospho)-2-C-methyl-D-erythritol kinase yields MKVSVKSNAKINIGLNIVEKLPNGYHSLDMVMVPISLSDTLNINFTGKKGKLCITSNIKDIPTDERNILWKVYNAFYDFIKKDTDEVEVYLHKIIPHEAGLGGGSSNGAFFLRELNKYSGNILSDEELIKIGKSVGADIPFFIKNYPCRVKGIGEQLEKIENNLNLDIVLVKPSFGVSTKEAYSYYSILKNKKDADIDKIKEGLKENNQEKVEKFSENILEQGLLSLNENIKLFRKELEEKCSTRFFMSGSGSCYYTFCPKGEGEKYASLLKTKISNCQIYSCSFL; encoded by the coding sequence ATGAAAGTGTCTGTAAAAAGCAATGCAAAAATAAATATAGGTCTTAATATAGTTGAAAAACTTCCTAATGGTTATCATAGTCTTGATATGGTAATGGTTCCTATATCTTTAAGTGATACTCTTAATATTAATTTTACAGGAAAAAAAGGAAAACTTTGTATTACTTCTAATATAAAAGACATTCCGACAGATGAAAGAAATATTCTTTGGAAGGTTTATAATGCTTTTTATGATTTTATAAAAAAAGATACAGATGAAGTAGAAGTATATCTTCATAAAATTATCCCTCATGAAGCAGGTCTTGGGGGAGGAAGTTCAAATGGAGCTTTTTTTCTGAGGGAACTTAATAAATATAGTGGAAATATTTTAAGTGATGAGGAACTTATAAAAATAGGAAAAAGTGTAGGAGCAGATATTCCCTTTTTTATAAAAAATTATCCATGCAGAGTAAAAGGTATAGGAGAACAGCTTGAAAAAATAGAAAATAATCTTAATTTAGATATAGTTCTTGTAAAACCATCTTTTGGCGTATCAACAAAAGAGGCTTATTCATATTATAGTATTTTAAAAAATAAAAAAGATGCAGATATAGATAAAATAAAAGAAGGGCTTAAAGAGAACAATCAGGAAAAAGTTGAAAAATTTTCAGAAAATATTCTTGAACAGGGGCTTCTTTCTTTAAATGAAAATATAAAATTATTCAGAAAAGAGTTAGAAGAAAAATGCAGTACCAGATTTTTTATGTCAGGAAGCGGGAGCTGTTACTATACTTTCTGTCCAAAGGGAGAGGGAGAGAAGTATGCCAGCTTATTGAAAACCAAGATAAGTAACTGTCAGATTTACAGCTGCAGTTTTTTATAA
- a CDS encoding RNA-binding S4 domain-containing protein, whose amino-acid sequence MRLDKFLKVSRIIKRRPVAKIVVDGGKAKINGKTAKASTALKTGDILELEYYDKYFKFEILEVPEGNVPKEKSNDLVKVLDSRGIEVDLSSDKEILE is encoded by the coding sequence ATGAGATTAGATAAATTTTTGAAGGTAAGCAGAATTATAAAAAGAAGACCTGTGGCAAAAATTGTAGTTGATGGAGGAAAAGCTAAAATAAACGGTAAAACTGCAAAAGCCAGTACAGCTTTAAAAACAGGAGATATTTTAGAACTTGAATATTATGACAAATACTTTAAATTTGAAATTCTTGAAGTTCCAGAAGGAAATGTTCCAAAAGAAAAAAGTAATGATCTTGTTAAAGTTTTGGATAGCCGTGGAATAGAAGTGGATTTAAGCTCAGATAAGGAGATTTTGGAATAA
- the mazG gene encoding nucleoside triphosphate pyrophosphohydrolase gives MKEFYRLVEIMDILRGENGCPWDKKQTLESLKPSFLEEVYETIEAMDIGGEELKGELGDVLLHVVFQAKICKEKGEFDIEDVAHEICEKLIRRHPHIFSDVQAETSEEVAENWEKIKREEKLHKNRKSVLDGIPKILPPLLKAEKIQKKAASCGFDWDNPEDVFKKVEEEIREVKDAVKENNHEHIEEEIGDLLFAVTNYARHLGISPSEALRKCNEKFERRFRYVEERCDMKNSDLTEMDYFWEEAKKYEKEKKEK, from the coding sequence TTGAAGGAATTTTATAGATTAGTAGAAATAATGGATATTTTAAGAGGAGAAAATGGATGTCCATGGGATAAAAAGCAAACTCTTGAAAGCCTTAAACCTTCTTTTTTAGAGGAAGTTTATGAAACGATAGAAGCTATGGATATAGGTGGAGAGGAACTTAAAGGAGAACTTGGAGATGTTCTTCTTCATGTAGTTTTTCAGGCAAAAATATGTAAGGAAAAAGGAGAATTTGATATAGAAGATGTAGCACATGAAATATGTGAAAAACTTATAAGAAGACATCCTCATATTTTCTCAGATGTTCAGGCAGAGACAAGTGAAGAAGTTGCAGAAAACTGGGAAAAAATAAAAAGAGAAGAAAAACTTCATAAGAACAGAAAATCTGTTCTTGATGGAATTCCAAAAATTCTTCCGCCTCTTTTAAAAGCTGAAAAAATACAAAAAAAAGCTGCTTCATGTGGATTTGACTGGGATAATCCTGAAGATGTATTTAAAAAAGTTGAAGAAGAAATAAGAGAAGTAAAAGATGCTGTAAAAGAAAATAATCATGAACATATTGAAGAAGAAATAGGAGATCTTCTTTTTGCTGTAACAAATTATGCAAGACATCTTGGAATAAGCCCTTCAGAAGCACTAAGAAAATGCAATGAAAAATTTGAAAGAAGATTCAGATATGTTGAAGAGAGATGTGATATGAAAAATTCAGATCTTACGGAAATGGATTATTTTTGGGAAGAAGCTAAAAAATATGAAAAAGAGAAAAAAGAAAAATAA
- the mfd gene encoding transcription-repair coupling factor, with protein MFKQNTFSSDNLYRGSLPFFLSDEKKGVILLASSNKNIEDYYYTLKDFYNGEIIKIDDFEDENDEYKKNYALLDCLKNKKKFIILVSLQGIMKKYVKDGEKLFFEKGKEISRKELEEKLLNSGYRKNYLVEERMEYSLRGDILDIFPISSEFPYRIEFFDTEVERITEFDFYTQKSIEEKENIYMYINKNKNEKFSFFEIIKDFERSIDKLYIENTEILRYKLEEQILKNREEEEEYRNIFNKAVSLFTPIETKRLDFDEIRKFEDLEVIKKESKKRKILILSEEKKRYDEIFGEYKNIEVKKYPHYEGFYAGDVLVLTDREIKGIRVKKEVKTRGGIKYENVSQIREGDYIIHENFGVGKYLGIEIIDGSDYLKIQYAGEDKLYVPTENLNRIEKYICDPGNVPEIYNLGRRGFKRKREKLENEMREFAKELIAVQARRKSAVGYAFSKDTVWQEEFEEGFPYTETKDQLEAIRMVKKDMESDMVMDRIICGDVGFGKTEVAMRAAFKAVMDGKQVLIITPTTVLADQHYERFEERFKNYGINIALLSRMNSGKEQEEIIKRLSGGGIDIVIGTHRLLSNDINFLNLGLIIVDEEQKFGVKAKEKLKKMKDNVDLLTLTATPIPRTLNLALLGIRDISVIKTAPPNRLPVENVLIDNNKDTIRDVIMKEIGREGQVFYIYNSVYGMEYKVKELSKILPPYIKIGYAHGRMPAKQIKEVLHQFENGDTDVLVTTTIIENGIDIENANTIIIEGIEKLGLSQIYQLRGRVGRGKKKAYCYLVTENDRKYNKKTILRKESIENLEGLGGGFNLSLEDMNIRGAGEILGEKQHGALETFGYNLYMKLLQEEVERIKGEYRPKYDIKIDLNEPAYIPKEYIEEFEKITIYKRAVEMTELQDIRNLFDEIEDRFGKAPQEVKNLFRFLEIKAQAFNCGVSEIKKETNGSYYMKFNKDRIIPEKIISMITTGKCRLRGKDGIEYSKDITEFFKEYEEEKIEGIL; from the coding sequence ATGTTTAAGCAGAATACCTTTTCATCAGATAATTTATACAGAGGGTCTCTGCCTTTCTTTCTCTCTGATGAAAAAAAAGGAGTTATCCTGTTAGCATCTTCAAATAAAAATATAGAGGATTATTATTATACTCTTAAAGATTTTTATAATGGAGAAATTATAAAAATAGATGATTTTGAAGATGAAAATGATGAATATAAAAAAAATTATGCTCTTTTAGATTGTCTTAAAAATAAAAAGAAATTTATAATTCTTGTGTCTCTTCAAGGAATAATGAAAAAATATGTAAAAGATGGAGAGAAACTTTTTTTTGAAAAAGGAAAAGAGATAAGTAGAAAAGAATTGGAAGAAAAACTTTTAAATAGTGGATATAGAAAAAATTATCTTGTAGAAGAAAGAATGGAGTATTCTCTAAGAGGAGATATTTTAGATATTTTTCCAATAAGCAGCGAATTCCCTTATAGAATAGAATTTTTTGATACAGAGGTAGAAAGAATAACAGAGTTTGATTTTTATACTCAAAAAAGCATTGAAGAAAAAGAAAATATTTATATGTATATAAACAAAAATAAAAATGAAAAATTTTCTTTTTTTGAAATTATAAAGGATTTTGAAAGGTCAATAGATAAGTTATATATAGAAAATACAGAAATTTTAAGATATAAGCTGGAAGAACAAATTTTAAAAAATAGAGAGGAAGAAGAAGAGTATAGAAATATTTTTAATAAAGCAGTCTCTCTTTTTACTCCTATTGAAACTAAAAGGCTTGATTTTGATGAAATAAGAAAATTTGAAGATCTTGAGGTTATAAAAAAAGAAAGTAAGAAACGAAAAATTTTAATTCTTTCAGAAGAGAAAAAAAGATATGATGAAATTTTTGGAGAATATAAAAATATAGAAGTAAAAAAATATCCTCATTATGAAGGATTTTATGCTGGAGATGTTCTTGTTCTTACTGACAGAGAGATAAAAGGGATAAGAGTAAAAAAAGAAGTAAAAACAAGAGGTGGAATTAAATATGAAAATGTATCTCAAATAAGAGAAGGAGATTATATTATTCATGAAAATTTTGGTGTAGGAAAATATTTAGGAATAGAGATTATAGATGGAAGCGATTATCTTAAGATTCAATATGCAGGGGAAGATAAATTGTATGTTCCTACAGAAAATCTTAATAGAATAGAAAAATATATTTGTGATCCTGGAAATGTTCCTGAAATATACAATCTTGGAAGAAGAGGATTTAAGCGAAAAAGAGAAAAACTTGAAAATGAAATGAGAGAGTTTGCAAAAGAGCTTATTGCTGTTCAAGCAAGGAGAAAATCAGCTGTAGGCTATGCTTTTTCAAAGGATACTGTATGGCAGGAAGAATTTGAAGAAGGATTTCCTTATACAGAAACCAAAGATCAGCTTGAAGCAATAAGAATGGTAAAGAAAGATATGGAATCTGATATGGTTATGGATAGAATTATCTGTGGAGATGTTGGATTTGGAAAAACAGAGGTTGCAATGAGAGCAGCTTTCAAAGCAGTTATGGATGGGAAACAGGTTCTTATAATAACCCCTACAACTGTTCTTGCTGATCAGCATTATGAAAGATTTGAAGAGAGATTTAAAAATTATGGAATAAATATAGCTCTTTTAAGCAGAATGAATTCTGGAAAGGAACAAGAAGAAATAATAAAGAGACTTTCTGGTGGAGGAATTGATATTGTAATAGGAACACACAGACTTCTTTCAAATGATATAAATTTTTTAAATCTAGGTTTAATAATAGTAGATGAAGAGCAAAAATTTGGTGTAAAAGCTAAAGAAAAATTAAAGAAAATGAAAGATAATGTTGATCTTTTAACTCTTACAGCTACTCCTATTCCAAGAACTTTAAATCTAGCTCTTTTAGGTATAAGAGATATCTCAGTAATAAAAACAGCACCACCAAATAGACTTCCTGTTGAAAATGTACTTATAGACAATAATAAAGATACAATAAGAGATGTGATAATGAAAGAGATAGGAAGAGAGGGGCAGGTATTTTATATTTATAATTCTGTTTATGGAATGGAGTATAAGGTAAAAGAACTTTCTAAAATTCTTCCTCCATATATAAAAATAGGGTATGCTCATGGAAGAATGCCTGCAAAACAAATAAAAGAGGTACTTCATCAGTTTGAAAATGGAGATACAGATGTTTTAGTTACAACAACTATTATAGAAAATGGAATTGATATAGAAAATGCAAACACTATAATAATAGAAGGAATTGAAAAATTAGGTCTTTCGCAAATTTATCAGTTAAGAGGCAGAGTAGGAAGAGGAAAGAAAAAAGCTTATTGCTATCTTGTGACAGAGAATGACAGAAAATATAATAAGAAAACTATTTTAAGAAAAGAAAGTATAGAAAATCTTGAAGGTCTTGGAGGAGGATTTAACCTTTCTCTTGAGGATATGAATATAAGAGGTGCAGGAGAAATATTAGGAGAAAAACAGCATGGAGCATTGGAGACTTTTGGGTATAATCTTTATATGAAACTTCTTCAAGAGGAGGTAGAAAGAATAAAAGGTGAGTATAGACCTAAATATGATATAAAAATTGATTTAAATGAACCTGCATATATTCCAAAAGAATATATTGAAGAATTTGAAAAAATTACTATATATAAAAGAGCAGTTGAAATGACAGAACTTCAAGATATAAGAAATCTTTTTGATGAAATAGAGGATAGATTCGGAAAAGCTCCTCAGGAAGTAAAAAATCTTTTTAGATTTTTAGAAATAAAAGCACAGGCTTTTAATTGTGGAGTGTCAGAAATAAAAAAAGAAACAAATGGATCTTATTATATGAAATTCAACAAAGATAGAATAATTCCTGAAAAAATTATTAGTATGATAACAACAGGAAAATGCAGATTAAGAGGAAAAGATGGGATAGAGTATTCTAAAGATATTACAGAGTTTTTTAAAGAGTACGAGGAGGAAAAAATTGAAGGAATTTTATAG
- a CDS encoding winged helix-turn-helix transcriptional regulator translates to MKKDLPMCPVEVTLMLISDKWKVLILRDLMEGTKRFGELKKSIGNITQKVLTANLRSMEESGLLTRTVYAEVPPRVEYTLTEVGYSLKIVTDAMIKWGTEYKEKLEK, encoded by the coding sequence ATGAAAAAAGATTTGCCTATGTGTCCTGTTGAAGTTACTCTTATGCTTATAAGTGATAAATGGAAAGTTTTAATTTTAAGAGATTTGATGGAAGGGACAAAACGGTTTGGAGAATTAAAAAAATCAATAGGAAATATTACACAAAAAGTTCTTACAGCAAATCTTCGTTCTATGGAAGAAAGTGGGCTTTTAACAAGAACTGTTTATGCAGAAGTTCCGCCAAGAGTTGAATATACTTTGACAGAAGTAGGATACAGTTTAAAAATTGTAACAGATGCCATGATAAAATGGGGAACAGAGTATAAAGAAAAATTGGAAAAATAA
- a CDS encoding pyridoxamine 5'-phosphate oxidase family protein: MIEKAVKFLRENPVQYLATVGTEGKAKCRPFMFLLEKEGKLFFCTNNKKEVYKEMKKNPYIEISTSAKDFTWIRISGKAVFTQDRKMREECVNIPMIKNIYHSADNPIFEVFYIDDAKIKLLDVTGTVKEELSL; this comes from the coding sequence ATGATTGAAAAAGCTGTAAAATTTTTAAGAGAAAATCCTGTTCAATATCTTGCAACAGTAGGAACTGAAGGAAAAGCAAAATGCCGTCCATTTATGTTCCTTTTAGAAAAAGAAGGAAAATTATTTTTCTGTACAAATAATAAAAAAGAAGTTTATAAAGAAATGAAAAAAAATCCATATATTGAAATCTCTACATCTGCAAAAGATTTTACATGGATAAGAATAAGCGGAAAAGCTGTTTTTACACAAGATAGAAAAATGAGAGAAGAATGTGTAAACATTCCTATGATTAAAAATATTTATCACAGTGCTGACAATCCTATATTTGAAGTTTTCTATATTGATGATGCAAAAATAAAACTTCTTGATGTAACAGGAACTGTTAAAGAAGAACTTTCTCTATAA
- a CDS encoding alpha/beta hydrolase, translating into MKKEFFKINNIPAVLWGEDSEKIIIAIHGNMSHKEDVPIEILAETGNQKNYQILSFDLPEHGERKNEKTLCKVQECVKELSLIIEYAKLHWKNISIFGNSIGAYFSLLAFKNENISNAFFLSPVVDMEKIIKNMMLWFDVSEERLEKEKIISTPIGQNLYWDYYCYVKENPITIWNISTHILYGEKDNLCEKNIIMNFAEKFNCNILISNESEHWFHTESDLKILKNWFEKVL; encoded by the coding sequence ATGAAAAAAGAATTTTTTAAAATAAATAATATACCTGCTGTTTTATGGGGAGAAGATTCAGAAAAAATAATAATAGCTATTCATGGAAATATGTCACACAAAGAAGATGTACCAATAGAAATCTTAGCTGAAACAGGAAATCAAAAAAATTATCAGATTTTAAGTTTTGACCTTCCTGAACATGGAGAAAGAAAAAATGAAAAAACTCTCTGTAAAGTTCAAGAATGTGTAAAAGAACTTTCTTTAATTATAGAATATGCTAAACTTCACTGGAAAAATATTTCTATTTTTGGGAACAGTATTGGAGCATATTTCTCTCTTCTTGCTTTTAAAAATGAAAATATTTCAAATGCTTTCTTTTTGTCTCCTGTTGTTGATATGGAAAAAATTATAAAAAATATGATGTTGTGGTTTGATGTTTCAGAAGAAAGACTTGAAAAAGAAAAAATTATATCAACACCAATAGGACAGAATTTATATTGGGACTATTACTGCTATGTAAAAGAAAATCCAATTACAATTTGGAATATTTCTACTCATATTTTATATGGCGAAAAAGATAATCTCTGTGAAAAAAATATTATTATGAATTTTGCTGAAAAATTTAACTGTAACATTTTAATCTCAAATGAAAGTGAACATTGGTTTCATACAGAAAGTGATTTAAAAATTTTAAAAAATTGGTTTGAGAAAGTATTATAA
- the folE gene encoding GTP cyclohydrolase I FolE translates to MSIKKSFQDILENLDKEKKYINKEVFENTPQRIEDFYKEFFSGMYVNPYEFLQNTFDVPNNDLIIEKNINFYSMCEHHFLPFFGKVTIAYIPNGKIVGFGDIVKVIETYAKRPQLQERMTEQIALTIYKGLKCKGVYVLIEAEHTCMTMRGVKKPGAKIITTGTKGIFAEDSLKRMEVLTLIKNNSGDING, encoded by the coding sequence ATGAGTATAAAAAAATCTTTTCAGGATATTTTAGAAAATCTTGATAAAGAAAAAAAATATATAAATAAAGAAGTTTTTGAAAACACACCTCAAAGAATAGAGGATTTTTATAAAGAATTCTTTTCAGGAATGTATGTAAATCCCTATGAGTTTTTACAGAATACTTTTGATGTTCCAAACAACGATTTAATAATAGAAAAAAATATCAACTTTTATTCTATGTGTGAACATCATTTTCTTCCTTTCTTTGGAAAAGTAACCATTGCATATATACCTAATGGAAAAATTGTAGGTTTTGGAGATATTGTAAAAGTTATTGAAACATATGCAAAAAGACCTCAGCTTCAAGAAAGAATGACAGAACAGATAGCTTTGACAATTTATAAAGGACTTAAATGTAAAGGTGTCTATGTTCTTATTGAAGCAGAGCATACATGTATGACTATGAGAGGAGTTAAAAAGCCAGGAGCAAAAATTATCACTACTGGAACAAAAGGAATTTTTGCAGAAGATTCTCTTAAAAGAATGGAAGTTTTAACTCTTATTAAAAATAACTCAGGAGATATTAATGGATAA
- the folK gene encoding 2-amino-4-hydroxy-6-hydroxymethyldihydropteridine diphosphokinase: MDKIIIENLEIIAEHGVFKEEKFLGQKFIISVEMITDTREAGKTGNLNASTHYGFVADDIEKVFTSRSFDLIETCAEKIAEMILTKYPLISQVKITVKKPWAPIRKHFDFVAVEITRKWHTAYLSLGTNMGDKKKNLLEAIEKIGNLENTKVTAQSTIVETEPFGYTDQDMFLNACLEVKTLFTPQELLEKLLDIELQMGRKRIIKWGPRIIDLDILFFDDEIIQDKNLAVPHPWICERMFVLEPLCEIAPNLVHPLERKTVGTLKRLLEKEINK; the protein is encoded by the coding sequence ATGGATAAAATTATTATAGAAAATCTGGAAATAATAGCAGAACATGGAGTTTTTAAAGAAGAAAAATTTCTAGGACAAAAATTTATAATCTCTGTTGAAATGATAACAGATACAAGAGAAGCTGGAAAAACAGGGAATCTTAATGCCTCAACACACTATGGATTTGTTGCTGATGATATTGAAAAGGTTTTTACAAGTCGGTCTTTTGATTTAATTGAAACTTGTGCAGAAAAAATTGCTGAAATGATACTTACAAAATATCCTCTTATTTCACAAGTAAAAATTACAGTAAAAAAACCATGGGCACCAATAAGAAAGCATTTTGATTTTGTAGCTGTTGAAATCACTAGAAAATGGCATACAGCTTATCTTTCTTTAGGAACAAATATGGGAGACAAGAAAAAAAATCTTCTTGAAGCTATTGAAAAAATAGGAAATCTTGAAAATACAAAAGTAACTGCACAAAGTACAATAGTTGAAACAGAACCTTTCGGGTATACTGATCAAGATATGTTTTTAAATGCCTGCCTTGAAGTAAAAACTCTTTTTACTCCTCAGGAACTTTTAGAAAAACTTTTAGACATTGAACTTCAAATGGGAAGAAAAAGAATTATAAAATGGGGACCAAGAATAATTGACCTTGATATCCTTTTCTTTGATGATGAAATTATTCAAGATAAAAATCTTGCTGTTCCTCATCCATGGATTTGTGAAAGGATGTTTGTTCTTGAGCCTCTTTGTGAAATAGCTCCCAATCTTGTGCACCCTCTTGAAAGAAAAACTGTGGGAACACTTAAAAGACTTCTTGAAAAAGAAATTAATAAATAA
- the folP gene encoding dihydropteroate synthase — protein MILHSQNKTIEIGKRTLIMGILNVTTDSFSDGGDYTDIDTAVARAKEMIEQGADIIDIGGMSTRPGHEEISIELEMERVIPVIKRISSELDAIISIDTYRYEVAEEAMKNGAHIINDVWGLQWDNGEMAAVAAKYDAVVVAMHNQNGTHYEKDIMISMREFFEKTFNIAEENGLSRNKIIIDPGIGFGKDINLNLEVLHRMSEIRDIAPILLGTSRKRFIGTLLNGLPPKERAEGTVATTVAGIERGADIVRVHDVLQNKRAALVADAIIRR, from the coding sequence ATGATACTTCACTCACAAAATAAAACAATAGAAATAGGAAAAAGAACTCTTATTATGGGAATTTTAAATGTTACAACAGATTCATTTTCAGATGGAGGAGATTATACTGACATTGATACTGCTGTTGCAAGAGCTAAAGAAATGATTGAGCAAGGAGCTGATATCATTGATATAGGAGGAATGTCAACAAGACCTGGACATGAAGAAATCTCAATTGAACTTGAAATGGAAAGAGTTATTCCTGTAATAAAAAGAATTTCTTCTGAACTTGATGCTATTATCTCCATTGATACATACAGATATGAAGTTGCTGAAGAAGCTATGAAAAATGGTGCTCATATAATAAATGATGTGTGGGGACTTCAATGGGACAATGGTGAAATGGCAGCTGTTGCTGCAAAATATGATGCTGTTGTTGTTGCAATGCATAACCAAAATGGAACTCATTATGAAAAAGATATTATGATTTCTATGAGGGAATTTTTTGAAAAAACTTTTAATATAGCTGAAGAAAATGGTCTTTCAAGAAATAAAATCATAATTGATCCTGGAATAGGATTTGGAAAAGATATAAACCTAAATCTTGAGGTTCTTCATAGAATGAGTGAAATAAGAGATATCGCTCCTATTCTCCTTGGAACATCTAGAAAAAGATTTATAGGAACTCTTCTTAATGGTCTTCCTCCAAAAGAAAGAGCTGAAGGAACAGTTGCTACTACTGTTGCTGGTATTGAAAGAGGAGCTGATATTGTAAGAGTTCATGATGTTCTTCAAAATAAAAGAGCTGCTCTTGTAGCTGATGCTATTATAAGAAGATAA
- a CDS encoding N-acetylmannosamine-6-phosphate 2-epimerase, whose translation MNRLEKVKGKLIVSCQALPDEPLHSSYIMGRMAYAAYTGGASGIRANTVADIKEIKTTVNLPIIGIIKEQYGDNNVYITPTMKEVDALMAEGVDIIAIDGTKRERPDGKTLEELMKEIRTKYPNQLFMADISCAEEAVECERLGFDIVGTTLVGYTEYTKGNDPLTELAKVVKAVKIPVIGEGNIDTPVKAKKALEIGAYAVVVGGAITRPQQITRKFVTEMEK comes from the coding sequence ATGAACAGATTAGAAAAAGTTAAAGGTAAATTAATAGTTTCTTGTCAGGCACTTCCTGATGAACCTTTACATAGTTCATATATAATGGGAAGAATGGCTTATGCAGCTTATACAGGAGGAGCATCAGGTATAAGAGCAAATACAGTTGCAGATATAAAGGAGATAAAGACAACTGTTAATCTTCCAATAATAGGAATTATAAAAGAACAATATGGAGATAATAATGTATATATTACACCTACAATGAAAGAGGTTGATGCTCTTATGGCAGAAGGTGTAGATATTATAGCAATAGACGGAACTAAGAGAGAAAGACCTGATGGAAAAACTCTTGAAGAACTTATGAAAGAAATAAGAACTAAATATCCTAACCAATTATTTATGGCAGATATTTCTTGTGCAGAAGAAGCTGTTGAATGTGAAAGATTAGGATTTGATATTGTTGGAACAACTCTTGTAGGGTATACAGAATATACAAAAGGAAATGATCCTTTAACTGAACTTGCAAAAGTTGTGAAAGCAGTAAAAATTCCTGTGATAGGAGAAGGAAATATAGATACTCCTGTAAAAGCTAAAAAAGCTTTAGAAATAGGTGCTTATGCTGTTGTTGTAGGAGGAGCTATAACAAGACCTCAGCAAATTACAAGAAAATTTGTAACTGAAATGGAAAAATAA
- a CDS encoding YhcH/YjgK/YiaL family protein → MIYGEIKDLNQYRGISANLDKAIDYILKGEYKKGTPGKNVIDGDTLYFNYPQCAMTKELKDGFLEGHKQYIDIHVVIDGEENLGFVPRPEVVIKQEYDEAGDYELYEGEIKNIFHLTPERFIMFFPEEPHAALLKVGEVKQITKVIFKVLV, encoded by the coding sequence ATGATATACGGTGAAATTAAAGATTTAAACCAGTACAGAGGAATATCTGCAAACTTAGATAAAGCAATTGATTACATTTTAAAAGGAGAATATAAAAAAGGAACTCCAGGAAAAAATGTTATTGATGGTGATACTCTTTATTTTAATTATCCTCAATGTGCAATGACAAAAGAACTTAAAGATGGATTTTTAGAAGGACATAAACAATATATAGATATACATGTTGTTATAGATGGAGAAGAAAACTTAGGATTTGTTCCTCGTCCTGAAGTAGTTATAAAACAGGAATATGATGAAGCAGGAGATTATGAACTTTATGAAGGAGAAATAAAAAATATTTTTCACTTAACACCTGAAAGATTTATAATGTTTTTCCCTGAAGAGCCTCATGCAGCTCTTTTAAAAGTAGGAGAAGTAAAGCAAATTACAAAAGTAATTTTTAAAGTTTTAGTGTAG